In Pseudomonas grandcourensis, the DNA window CGCTCACCCCCAGGCCACTGGCGACCATGCGCCCGACCGTCGCCAGTTGATGGCTTTCAAACTCCACCGGCAGCTTCATGCCGCGGGCCTGCAAATGTTCTTCCAGCATCACCCGCACCGTCGACGGACGCTGCAAGGTAATGAACGGCTCCTTGAGCAGGGTCTGCCAGTCGATGTCATCGAGTTCGGCCAGCGCCGAATCCAGGGGCACCACCGCAACGAATCGGTCGATGTACAACGGCGTGAATTGCAGCGACGAGCTCTGGGTCGGCTCGAACGCCACCCCCAGTTCCACCTGGCGGTCACGGACCATTTCCAGCACTTGCTCGTTGATCACGTCATTGACCGTCACGTTGACATTCGGATAACGGGCGCGGAAGGTCTTGAGGATCGGCGGCAGCAGGTTGCCGGCGAACGACGGCATCGCCGCCAGGGTCACGCGACCGCGCTGCAGGGTGAAGCGCTGGCGCAACTCATCCTCGGCATTGTCCCAGTCGGCGATCAACCGGCGCGCCAGCGGCACCAGGGATTCGCCTTCGGCCGTGAGCGCCACGTTGCGCGTGGTGCGGGTGAACAAGCGCCCGCCCAGGCCCTCCTCCAGCGCCTTGATGGTCAGGCTCAGGGCCGATTGCGACAGGTGCAGGCGCTCGCAGGCCACGGCAAAGCTCAGGCTCTGGGCCACGGCCAGAAAGGCGCGGATCTGCTTGACTGTCATAGTCATTGTCTCCAAAGCGGTACATTGTTGAGTTTTATCTATCAATCAACATTAAAAATCAACTTAACAAATGAATCTTGCGGCGAGACACTCAACCCATTCGGCTAGCCAGCCGCCCACAAAGAATAAAAGAGGTGCATATGGCAGGTTTCGACAAGCGCGTGAGTTCCTACGAGGAAGCTCTGGCAGGTCTTGAAGACGGCATGACCGTGATCGCCGGCGGCTTCGGCCTGTGCGGGATCCCGGAAAACCTGATCAACGAGATCAAGCGCAAGGGCACCCGCGATCTCACCGTGGTTTCCAACAACTGCGGCGTCGACGGTTTCGGCCTGGGCGTACTGTTGACCGACCGCCAGATCAGCAAAGTGGTGGCGTCCTACGTCGGCGAAAACAAGCTGTTCGAAGAGCAACTGCTCAAGGGCGAAATCGAAGTCACCCTGACCCCGCAAGGCACTCTCGCTGAAAAAATGCGCGCAGGCGGCGCCGGCATCCCGGCCTTCTTCACCGCCACCGGCGTTGGCACTCCAGTCGCCGACGGCAAGGAAGTCCGCGAATTCCATGGCCGCAAGTACCTGATGGAAGAATCCATCACTGGCGACTTCGCCATCGTCAAAGGCTGGAAAGCCGACCATTTCGGTAACGTGATCTATCGCCACACCGCGCAGAACTTCAACCCGCTGGCCGCTACTGCCGGCAAGATCACCGTGGTCGAAGTCGAAGAAATCGTCGAACCCGGCGAGCTGGACCCGGCGCAGATCCACACCCCTGGCATCTACGTCGACCGGATCATCTGCGGCACGTTCGAGAAGCGCATCGAACAGCGCACCGTGCGTAAGTGATCCCCTGCCCCCGGACCGAATGAAGGAATAACGACAATGGCACTTTCCCGCGAACAAATGGCTCAACGCGTCGCCCGCGAAATGCAGGACGGCTTCTATGTGAACCTGGGCATCGGCATTCCGACCCTGGTCGCCAACTACATCCCCGAAGGCATGGAAGTCATGCTGCAGTCGGAAAACGGCCTGCTGGGCATGGGTCCGTTTCCTACCGAAGAAACCATCGATGCCGACATGATCAACGCTGGCAAGCAAACCGTGACCGCACGGACCGGCGCGTCGATTTTCTCCTCCGCCGAGTCCTTCGCGATGATCCGCGGTGGTCATGTCGACCTGACCGTGCTGGGCGCCTTTGAGGTGGACGTGCAAGGCAACATCGCCTCGTGGATGATCCCCGGCAAACTGGT includes these proteins:
- a CDS encoding LysR substrate-binding domain-containing protein, translated to MTVKQIRAFLAVAQSLSFAVACERLHLSQSALSLTIKALEEGLGGRLFTRTTRNVALTAEGESLVPLARRLIADWDNAEDELRQRFTLQRGRVTLAAMPSFAGNLLPPILKTFRARYPNVNVTVNDVINEQVLEMVRDRQVELGVAFEPTQSSSLQFTPLYIDRFVAVVPLDSALAELDDIDWQTLLKEPFITLQRPSTVRVMLEEHLQARGMKLPVEFESHQLATVGRMVASGLGVSAVPALCAGQMRELGARCITLRDPVVERALGVLTLPGGELSAAAQALFDVLKEEKFGEKLLLN
- a CDS encoding CoA transferase subunit A, with translation MAGFDKRVSSYEEALAGLEDGMTVIAGGFGLCGIPENLINEIKRKGTRDLTVVSNNCGVDGFGLGVLLTDRQISKVVASYVGENKLFEEQLLKGEIEVTLTPQGTLAEKMRAGGAGIPAFFTATGVGTPVADGKEVREFHGRKYLMEESITGDFAIVKGWKADHFGNVIYRHTAQNFNPLAATAGKITVVEVEEIVEPGELDPAQIHTPGIYVDRIICGTFEKRIEQRTVRK
- a CDS encoding CoA transferase subunit B, which encodes MALSREQMAQRVAREMQDGFYVNLGIGIPTLVANYIPEGMEVMLQSENGLLGMGPFPTEETIDADMINAGKQTVTARTGASIFSSAESFAMIRGGHVDLTVLGAFEVDVQGNIASWMIPGKLVKGMGGAMDLVAGADNIIVIMTHASKDGESKLLSQCSLPLTGAGCIKRVLTDLAYLEIENGAFILKERAPGVSVEEIVAKTAGKLIVPDHVPEMQFAAQ